In the genome of Desulfofarcimen acetoxidans DSM 771, one region contains:
- a CDS encoding Uma2 family endonuclease — protein MREGLTVSDDKVYTIEDYLKLDDGNRYELIGGKLLMVPSPVVKHQRILYKLSQKISKFVDKNCLGEVFIAPLDVYLGSQTVQPDIFFISRERLEIVEEYVQGAPDLIVEILSPATMSRDRKKKRKLYFDSGVKEYWMVATDDRLVEVLIAGEKEWRWGGIFDCEDVLTTSLMPGLEIKLQDVFI, from the coding sequence ATGAGAGAGGGTTTGACTGTTTCAGATGATAAGGTTTACACAATAGAGGATTATTTAAAATTGGACGATGGCAATCGGTATGAATTGATTGGAGGAAAGTTGTTAATGGTCCCATCTCCTGTTGTTAAGCATCAACGTATATTATATAAACTTAGCCAAAAAATATCTAAATTTGTAGATAAGAATTGTTTAGGTGAGGTTTTCATTGCCCCTTTAGATGTTTATTTAGGGAGTCAAACGGTACAGCCGGACATTTTTTTCATCTCCAGAGAACGGTTGGAAATTGTAGAGGAATATGTTCAAGGTGCTCCTGATTTGATTGTAGAAATATTATCCCCAGCTACCATGAGTCGTGACCGAAAGAAAAAACGCAAATTATATTTCGACAGTGGTGTGAAAGAATACTGGATGGTTGCTACCGATGACAGACTAGTGGAAGTGCTTATAGCCGGAGAAAAGGAATGGCGTTGGGGTGGTATATTTGATTGTGAAGACGTTCTAACCACATCACTAATGCCGGGATTGGAGATAAAACTGCAAGATGTTTTTATATAG